A section of the Meles meles chromosome 8, mMelMel3.1 paternal haplotype, whole genome shotgun sequence genome encodes:
- the TBRG1 gene encoding transforming growth factor beta regulator 1 isoform X2, translated as MSLLGGPASSPRTPLQSGKARMKKLPKKSQNEKYRLKYLRLRKAAKATVFENAAICDEIARLEEKFLKAKEERRYLLKKLLQLQALTEGEVQAAAPSHGSSLPLTYGLASSVGTVQGAGSISGPSTGAEEPFGKKSKKEKKEKGKENNKLEVLKKTSKKKKMEGGARKLVQPIALDPSGRPVFPIGLGGLTVYSLGEITDRPGFHDESAIYPVGYCSTRTYASVKCPDQKCLYTCQIKDGGMQPQFEIVPEDDPQNAIVTSSADACHAGLLQAISAALGKLMPNLLPSGADFFGFSHPTIHNLIQSCPGARKCINYQWVKFEVWKPGDRQPPQGLLDTDAAISFEAFQRQAFGEDHSDPILPALPEVE; from the exons ATGAGCCTGCTGGGCGGCCCGGCCTCCTCGCCTCGCACCCCGCTGCAGTCCGGCAAAGCCAGGATGAAAAAGCTCCCGAAGAAGAGCCAGAACGAGAAGTACCGGCTCAAGTACCTGCGGCTGCGCAAAGCGGCCAAAGCCACCGTGTTT gaaaatgcTGCTATTTGTGATGAAATTGCTCGTCTGGAGGAAAAATTTCTTAAAGCGAAAGAAGAAAGACG GTATTTGCTAAAGAAGCTCCTCCAGCTTCAGGCTCTAACTGAAGGGGAGGTACAGGCCGCAGCTCCTTCCCACGGCTCCAGTTTGCCCCTGACTTACGGTCTGGCCAGCTCTGTGGGAACTGTACAGGGAGCcgggtccatttctgggcccaGCACTGGGGCTGAGGAGCCATTTGGGAAGAAatccaagaaggagaaaaaagaaaaaggcaaagagaaCAACAAACTGGAAG TTCTGAAGAAAacatccaagaaaaagaaaatggagggagGTGCTCGCAAGCTGGTTCAGCCCATTGCCCTGGATCCCTCAGGACGGCCTGTGTTCCCCATCGGACTGGGGGGTCTAACAGTATATAGCCTGGGGGAG ATCACCGACCGACCTGGCTTCCATGACGAGAGCGCCATCTACCCCGTGGGCTACTGCAGTACGCGGACCTATGCCAGCGTCAAGTGCCCAGATCAGAAGTGTCTGTACACCTGCCAGATCAAGGATGGCGGCATGCAGCCTCAG TTTGAAATCGTTCCCGAAGATGACCCCCAGAACGCCATCGTCACCTCTTCTGCAGATGCCTGTCATGCAGGACTGCTCCAGGCCATAAGTGCTGCTCT GGGGAAACTAATGCCCaacctgcttccttctggagCTGACTTTTTTGGGTTTTCTCATCCGACTATTCACAACCTGATCCAGAGCTGTCCAGGAGCTCGAAAATGCATCAA TTACCAGTGGGTGAAATTTGAGGTGTGGAAACCCGGAGACAGGCAGCCGCCGCAAGGACTGCTGGACACTGATGCAGCTATAAGCTTCGAAGCCTTTCAGAGACAGGCCTTTGGTGAAGATCACAGTGATCCCATCCTGCCAG ctcTGCCTGAGGTAGAGTAA
- the TBRG1 gene encoding transforming growth factor beta regulator 1 isoform X1 translates to MSLLGGPASSPRTPLQSGKARMKKLPKKSQNEKYRLKYLRLRKAAKATVFENAAICDEIARLEEKFLKAKEERRYLLKKLLQLQALTEGEVQAAAPSHGSSLPLTYGLASSVGTVQGAGSISGPSTGAEEPFGKKSKKEKKEKGKENNKLEVLKKTSKKKKMEGGARKLVQPIALDPSGRPVFPIGLGGLTVYSLGEITDRPGFHDESAIYPVGYCSTRTYASVKCPDQKCLYTCQIKDGGMQPQFEIVPEDDPQNAIVTSSADACHAGLLQAISAALGKLMPNLLPSGADFFGFSHPTIHNLIQSCPGARKCINYQWVKFEVWKPGDRQPPQGLLDTDAAISFEAFQRQAFGEDHSDPILPGSLDLSELQPTPFVSSYQPVFLTHEPLVDTLLQGLKPLSQCSPPPSSE, encoded by the exons ATGAGCCTGCTGGGCGGCCCGGCCTCCTCGCCTCGCACCCCGCTGCAGTCCGGCAAAGCCAGGATGAAAAAGCTCCCGAAGAAGAGCCAGAACGAGAAGTACCGGCTCAAGTACCTGCGGCTGCGCAAAGCGGCCAAAGCCACCGTGTTT gaaaatgcTGCTATTTGTGATGAAATTGCTCGTCTGGAGGAAAAATTTCTTAAAGCGAAAGAAGAAAGACG GTATTTGCTAAAGAAGCTCCTCCAGCTTCAGGCTCTAACTGAAGGGGAGGTACAGGCCGCAGCTCCTTCCCACGGCTCCAGTTTGCCCCTGACTTACGGTCTGGCCAGCTCTGTGGGAACTGTACAGGGAGCcgggtccatttctgggcccaGCACTGGGGCTGAGGAGCCATTTGGGAAGAAatccaagaaggagaaaaaagaaaaaggcaaagagaaCAACAAACTGGAAG TTCTGAAGAAAacatccaagaaaaagaaaatggagggagGTGCTCGCAAGCTGGTTCAGCCCATTGCCCTGGATCCCTCAGGACGGCCTGTGTTCCCCATCGGACTGGGGGGTCTAACAGTATATAGCCTGGGGGAG ATCACCGACCGACCTGGCTTCCATGACGAGAGCGCCATCTACCCCGTGGGCTACTGCAGTACGCGGACCTATGCCAGCGTCAAGTGCCCAGATCAGAAGTGTCTGTACACCTGCCAGATCAAGGATGGCGGCATGCAGCCTCAG TTTGAAATCGTTCCCGAAGATGACCCCCAGAACGCCATCGTCACCTCTTCTGCAGATGCCTGTCATGCAGGACTGCTCCAGGCCATAAGTGCTGCTCT GGGGAAACTAATGCCCaacctgcttccttctggagCTGACTTTTTTGGGTTTTCTCATCCGACTATTCACAACCTGATCCAGAGCTGTCCAGGAGCTCGAAAATGCATCAA TTACCAGTGGGTGAAATTTGAGGTGTGGAAACCCGGAGACAGGCAGCCGCCGCAAGGACTGCTGGACACTGATGCAGCTATAAGCTTCGAAGCCTTTCAGAGACAGGCCTTTGGTGAAGATCACAGTGATCCCATCCTGCCAG GATCCTTGGACCTTTCAGAGCTTCAGCCCACACCCTTCGTGTCTTCTTACCAACCCGTGTTCCTGACGCACGAACCCCTGGTGGACACACTCCTGCAGGGCCTGAAGCCTCTGTCACAGTGTAGCCCACCTCCGTCCTCAGAATGA
- the TBRG1 gene encoding transforming growth factor beta regulator 1 isoform X4 — protein MEGGARKLVQPIALDPSGRPVFPIGLGGLTVYSLGEITDRPGFHDESAIYPVGYCSTRTYASVKCPDQKCLYTCQIKDGGMQPQFEIVPEDDPQNAIVTSSADACHAGLLQAISAALGKLMPNLLPSGADFFGFSHPTIHNLIQSCPGARKCINYQWVKFEVWKPGDRQPPQGLLDTDAAISFEAFQRQAFGEDHSDPILPGSLDLSELQPTPFVSSYQPVFLTHEPLVDTLLQGLKPLSQCSPPPSSE, from the exons atggagggagGTGCTCGCAAGCTGGTTCAGCCCATTGCCCTGGATCCCTCAGGACGGCCTGTGTTCCCCATCGGACTGGGGGGTCTAACAGTATATAGCCTGGGGGAG ATCACCGACCGACCTGGCTTCCATGACGAGAGCGCCATCTACCCCGTGGGCTACTGCAGTACGCGGACCTATGCCAGCGTCAAGTGCCCAGATCAGAAGTGTCTGTACACCTGCCAGATCAAGGATGGCGGCATGCAGCCTCAG TTTGAAATCGTTCCCGAAGATGACCCCCAGAACGCCATCGTCACCTCTTCTGCAGATGCCTGTCATGCAGGACTGCTCCAGGCCATAAGTGCTGCTCT GGGGAAACTAATGCCCaacctgcttccttctggagCTGACTTTTTTGGGTTTTCTCATCCGACTATTCACAACCTGATCCAGAGCTGTCCAGGAGCTCGAAAATGCATCAA TTACCAGTGGGTGAAATTTGAGGTGTGGAAACCCGGAGACAGGCAGCCGCCGCAAGGACTGCTGGACACTGATGCAGCTATAAGCTTCGAAGCCTTTCAGAGACAGGCCTTTGGTGAAGATCACAGTGATCCCATCCTGCCAG GATCCTTGGACCTTTCAGAGCTTCAGCCCACACCCTTCGTGTCTTCTTACCAACCCGTGTTCCTGACGCACGAACCCCTGGTGGACACACTCCTGCAGGGCCTGAAGCCTCTGTCACAGTGTAGCCCACCTCCGTCCTCAGAATGA
- the TBRG1 gene encoding transforming growth factor beta regulator 1 isoform X3 — translation MSLLGGPASSPRTPLQSGKARMKKLPKKSQNEKYRLKYLRLRKAAKATVFENAAICDEIARLEEKFLKAKEERRYLLKKLLQLQALTEGEVQAAAPSHGSSLPLTYGLASSVGTVQGAGSISGPSTGAEEPFGKKSKKEKKEKGKENNKLEVLKKTSKKKKMEGGARKLVQPIALDPSGRPVFPIGLGGLTVYSLGEITDRPGFHDESAIYPVGYCSTRTYASVKCPDQKCLYTCQIKDGGMQPQFEIVPEDDPQNAIVTSSADACHAGLLQAISAALGKLMPNLLPSGADFFGFSHPTIHNLIQSCPGARKCIKYIWERSLEVRMGYYSSQTSLMTMPLDPAVTSG, via the exons ATGAGCCTGCTGGGCGGCCCGGCCTCCTCGCCTCGCACCCCGCTGCAGTCCGGCAAAGCCAGGATGAAAAAGCTCCCGAAGAAGAGCCAGAACGAGAAGTACCGGCTCAAGTACCTGCGGCTGCGCAAAGCGGCCAAAGCCACCGTGTTT gaaaatgcTGCTATTTGTGATGAAATTGCTCGTCTGGAGGAAAAATTTCTTAAAGCGAAAGAAGAAAGACG GTATTTGCTAAAGAAGCTCCTCCAGCTTCAGGCTCTAACTGAAGGGGAGGTACAGGCCGCAGCTCCTTCCCACGGCTCCAGTTTGCCCCTGACTTACGGTCTGGCCAGCTCTGTGGGAACTGTACAGGGAGCcgggtccatttctgggcccaGCACTGGGGCTGAGGAGCCATTTGGGAAGAAatccaagaaggagaaaaaagaaaaaggcaaagagaaCAACAAACTGGAAG TTCTGAAGAAAacatccaagaaaaagaaaatggagggagGTGCTCGCAAGCTGGTTCAGCCCATTGCCCTGGATCCCTCAGGACGGCCTGTGTTCCCCATCGGACTGGGGGGTCTAACAGTATATAGCCTGGGGGAG ATCACCGACCGACCTGGCTTCCATGACGAGAGCGCCATCTACCCCGTGGGCTACTGCAGTACGCGGACCTATGCCAGCGTCAAGTGCCCAGATCAGAAGTGTCTGTACACCTGCCAGATCAAGGATGGCGGCATGCAGCCTCAG TTTGAAATCGTTCCCGAAGATGACCCCCAGAACGCCATCGTCACCTCTTCTGCAGATGCCTGTCATGCAGGACTGCTCCAGGCCATAAGTGCTGCTCT GGGGAAACTAATGCCCaacctgcttccttctggagCTGACTTTTTTGGGTTTTCTCATCCGACTATTCACAACCTGATCCAGAGCTGTCCAGGAGCTCGAAAATGCATCAA ATACATATGGGAGCGATCTCTGGAAGTAAGAATGGGCTATTACAGCTCACAGACATCCCTTATGACAATGCCCTTGGATCCTGCAGTTACCAGTGGGTGA
- the PANX3 gene encoding pannexin-3 has translation MSLAHAAAEYMLSDALLPDHRGPRLKGLHLELPLDRMVKFIAVGFPLLLMSLAFAQEFSAGPPIRCFSPSNFTIRQAAYVDSSCWDSLVHHEPDELGPHKMKSLWPHKALPYSLLALAVAMYLPVLLWQYAAAPALSSDLLFIISELDKSYNRSIRLVQHMLKIRQNSSDPHVFWDELEKARKERYFEFPLLERYLACKQRSHSLVAAYLLRNSLLLLFTSVIYLYLGHFHLDVFFQEEFSCSVKTGLLSDETHMPHLITCRLTSLSVLQIVSLSSLTIYTLLVPVIIYNLTRLCRWDKRLLSIYEMLPAFDLLSRKMLGCPINDLNVILLFLRANISELISFSWLSVLCVLKDMTTQKHNIDTVVDFMTLLAGLEPSKPKHLTQRIGDENP, from the exons ATGTCACTCGCACATGCAGCCGCAGAATACATGCTGTCAGATGCCTTGCTGCCGGACCACAGAGGCCCCCGCCTCAAAGGACTGCACCTGGAACTTCCCCTGGACCGCATGGTCAAGTTCATAGCTGTGGGCTTCCCCTTGTTGCTGATGTCCCTGGCCTTCGCCCAAGAGTTCTCCGCCG GGCCTCCCATCCGCTGCTTCTCTCCCAGTAACTTCACCATCCGGCAGGCCGCCTATGTGGACAGTTCCTGCTGGGACTCACTCGTTCACCATGAACCGGACGAGCTTGGCCCACACAAGATGAAGTCCCTGTGGCCTCACAAG GCCCTCCCCTACTCCCTGCTGGCCCTGGCGGTGGCCATGTACCTGCCGGTCCTGCTGTGGCAGTATGCGGCCGCGCCGGCCCTCAGCTCGGATCTGCTCTTCATCATCAGCGAACTGGACAAATCCTACAATCGCTCCATCCGCCTGGTCCAGCACATGCTGAAGATCCGGCAGAACAGCTCGGACCCCCACGTTTTCTGGGATGAGCTGGAGAA GGCTCGGAAAGAACGATACTTCGAATTCCCCTTGCTAGAGCGATACCTGGCATGTAAGCAGCGCTCACATTCCCTAGTGGCTGCCTACCTGCTGAGGAACTCACTCTTGCTCCTCTTCACCTCAGTCATCTACCTGTACCTTGGCCACttccacctggatgtcttcttccaAGAGGAATTCAGCTGTTCCGTCAAGACAGGGCTGCTAAGTGATGAGACCCACATGCCCCATCTGATCACGTGCAGGCTGACCTCTCTGTCAGTCTTGCAAATTGTTAGTCTCTCCAGTTTAACGATATACACCCTGTTGGTTCCAGTAATAATATACAACCTCACACGACTGTGTCGGTGGGACAAACGACTCCTCTCCATCTATGAGATGCTCCCAGCTTTTGATCTCCTGAGCAGAAAGATGCTGGGATGTCCCATTAATGACCTCAATGTGATCCTTCTTTTCCTCCGAGCCAACATCTCTGAGCTCATTTCTTTTAGCTGGTTGAGTGTCTTATGTGTTTTGAAGGACATGACCACCCAGAAGCACAACATTGACACAGTGGTCGATTTCATGACATTATTGGCTGGCTTAGAACCCTCAAAACCTAAACATCTCACCCAGCGAATAGGTGATGAAAACCCATAG